One stretch of Rosistilla oblonga DNA includes these proteins:
- a CDS encoding DEAD/DEAH box helicase family protein, with protein MTPEQKARQEIDKQLEAAGWIVQDFRDLHITASLGVAVREFRLKTGNADYLLYVDAQIIGVIEAKPENHTLTGVETQSAKYMSGMPEEYPHYRLPLPFAYESTGAVTQFTNTLNPDPRSREVFTFHRPEELLRLVELETQVRGRLQQLPKLNTQRLWPVQIKAIQKLEQSLAQNRPRALIQMATGSGKTFTAASFIYRLIKFADAKRVLFLVDRANLGRQTLREFQQYVSPYNGMTFTDEYNVQHLKKNAVDPVSRVCISTIQRVYSILQGDSDFEEANEEGSMFETAWVKEPVPVGYNPSLPIEEFDFIVCDECHRSIYNLWRQVLEYFDSFIIGLTATPSKQTIGFFNNNLVMDYGHNQAVADGVNVGFDVFRIKTKVTTDGATLEGEPGLFIPHRDRRTRQQVLREVTGDYKYAGKQLDRDVVNPNQIRLVVRTFRDRMFQDMFPGRTEVPKTLVFAKDDSHADDITKIIREEFGRGNDFCQKITYRTGFVQVTKKVKDKDGKEVEKTVWEKTANLKPEEVLAEFRNSYNPRIAVTVDMISTGTDVKPLECLLFMRTINSSNYYEQMKGRGVRIIDPDALMMVTPDAKCKDRFVLVDAVGVTEQKKSDSSPIDRKPSVPLKRVLETVAKGVVDPDLSSTLAARLTRLEKGLDDDQREKLTELAGGKNISTLAQNIMTALNPDEQTNRLVEKGEVAEVDDPTEEQLDKAERELLKTAMKPFLDPKLREGILLAKSICDQVIDEVTPDELISAGYDEAAMEKAQSLVQDFQQFIEENKDELDAIRVFYSRPYRAGLSFKAVKELASAIKAPPLSADADKLWAAYRAVEPQAVKGKCGKLVDLIAIVRHAINPNQPLVPYGETVEEQYTNWLSEQEAEGVTFTSEQRQWLDAIKDHIASSLTIERDDFEYAPFTQLGGLGKAHDLFGEKLNAILAELNARLAA; from the coding sequence ATGACTCCCGAACAAAAAGCACGACAAGAGATCGACAAGCAGCTTGAGGCTGCTGGTTGGATCGTGCAAGACTTCCGTGATCTTCATATCACGGCGAGTCTTGGTGTTGCTGTGCGTGAGTTTCGATTGAAGACCGGCAATGCGGACTATTTGTTGTACGTTGACGCCCAGATCATCGGCGTCATCGAAGCCAAACCGGAGAATCACACGCTCACCGGAGTAGAAACGCAGTCCGCCAAGTACATGTCGGGGATGCCCGAGGAGTATCCGCACTACCGATTGCCGCTGCCGTTCGCTTACGAATCAACCGGCGCAGTCACTCAGTTCACCAACACCCTGAACCCCGATCCCAGAAGCCGTGAAGTCTTCACGTTCCATCGGCCTGAAGAACTCCTGCGGCTTGTCGAACTTGAAACGCAGGTGCGTGGCCGACTTCAGCAGTTGCCGAAACTGAACACGCAGAGGCTCTGGCCGGTACAGATCAAAGCGATCCAAAAACTGGAGCAGTCACTCGCCCAGAATCGACCACGTGCCCTAATACAAATGGCAACAGGTTCGGGAAAGACGTTCACAGCAGCGTCGTTCATTTATCGACTCATCAAGTTCGCCGATGCAAAGCGTGTGTTGTTTCTGGTGGACCGAGCCAACCTTGGAAGACAAACGCTCCGTGAGTTTCAGCAATACGTTAGTCCCTACAACGGGATGACGTTCACTGACGAATACAACGTCCAGCATTTGAAGAAGAACGCCGTCGATCCGGTCAGCCGAGTCTGCATCAGCACAATTCAGCGAGTCTATTCGATTCTGCAAGGCGACTCAGATTTCGAGGAAGCCAACGAAGAAGGGTCGATGTTCGAGACCGCATGGGTCAAGGAGCCGGTTCCGGTCGGCTACAACCCTTCGTTACCAATCGAGGAATTCGATTTCATCGTTTGCGACGAATGCCACAGGTCGATCTATAACCTTTGGCGTCAAGTGCTCGAATACTTCGACTCGTTCATTATCGGACTGACGGCAACGCCCAGCAAGCAGACCATTGGTTTCTTCAATAACAATCTGGTCATGGACTATGGCCACAATCAGGCCGTCGCCGATGGAGTCAACGTCGGCTTCGATGTCTTCCGAATCAAAACCAAGGTCACAACTGATGGTGCCACGCTGGAAGGCGAACCGGGGCTGTTCATTCCACACCGTGATCGCCGCACCCGGCAACAGGTATTGCGTGAAGTAACTGGGGACTACAAGTACGCAGGGAAGCAACTTGACCGAGATGTCGTCAACCCAAACCAAATTCGGTTGGTAGTCCGCACGTTCCGTGACCGCATGTTTCAGGACATGTTTCCGGGACGCACCGAAGTTCCCAAGACATTGGTGTTTGCCAAAGACGATTCACACGCCGACGACATCACCAAGATCATTCGTGAAGAGTTTGGGCGAGGCAACGACTTCTGCCAGAAGATCACCTACCGAACCGGCTTCGTGCAAGTCACGAAGAAGGTCAAAGACAAAGACGGCAAGGAAGTTGAAAAGACGGTCTGGGAAAAGACAGCCAATCTGAAACCGGAGGAAGTTCTCGCAGAGTTCCGCAACTCTTACAACCCTCGCATCGCTGTCACTGTGGACATGATCTCGACCGGCACCGACGTGAAGCCGCTCGAATGCCTGTTGTTCATGCGAACGATCAACTCATCCAATTACTACGAACAGATGAAGGGTCGTGGCGTGAGGATCATCGACCCCGATGCGCTCATGATGGTGACGCCCGATGCCAAGTGTAAAGATCGGTTCGTACTGGTCGATGCTGTCGGTGTCACCGAACAGAAAAAGTCGGACTCGTCTCCCATTGACCGCAAACCGTCAGTGCCATTGAAGCGAGTCTTGGAGACGGTTGCCAAAGGCGTTGTCGATCCCGACCTGTCATCAACGCTCGCCGCTCGACTGACTCGACTGGAGAAAGGGCTGGATGATGACCAGCGAGAGAAACTGACCGAGCTTGCAGGCGGCAAGAACATCTCGACGCTTGCTCAGAACATCATGACGGCTCTGAATCCTGACGAGCAGACGAACCGGCTGGTGGAGAAAGGTGAAGTGGCCGAAGTCGATGATCCGACTGAAGAGCAATTAGACAAGGCCGAGCGAGAGCTACTCAAGACAGCAATGAAGCCTTTCCTCGATCCGAAGTTGCGGGAAGGAATCCTGCTGGCGAAAAGCATCTGCGATCAGGTAATTGATGAAGTCACGCCGGATGAATTGATCTCAGCCGGTTACGATGAGGCAGCGATGGAGAAAGCTCAATCGCTCGTGCAGGACTTCCAACAGTTCATCGAAGAGAACAAAGACGAACTGGATGCCATCCGAGTCTTCTACAGCCGACCTTACCGGGCTGGACTGTCATTCAAAGCGGTCAAGGAACTGGCATCGGCAATCAAAGCACCGCCGCTATCCGCTGATGCCGACAAGTTGTGGGCGGCATACAGAGCCGTTGAACCGCAGGCCGTCAAAGGTAAGTGCGGCAAGCTGGTTGATCTGATTGCCATTGTTCGCCACGCCATCAACCCGAACCAACCGCTTGTTCCTTACGGCGAAACCGTCGAAGAACAATACACCAATTGGCTATCGGAGCAGGAAGCCGAAGGCGTCACGTTTACATCCGAGCAACGTCAATGGCTCGACGCCATCAAGGATCACATTGCCAGCAGTCTGACGATTGAACGTGATGACTTCGAGTACGCTCCGTTCACTCAACTCGGCGGCTTGGGCAAAGCTCACGATTTGTTTGGTGAGAAGTTGAACGCCATCCTTGCTGAATTGAATGCGAGGTTGGCAGCATGA
- a CDS encoding alpha/beta hydrolase — MSILNHPAISGRYLFPQDRTVGDPFMVNVDGAELACYRRSVEPEAFTMIHFHGNGEAVADYVPFMSDVLADMNLDSLFGEYREYGGSTGRAQLVAMLGDREAAMRAAGVSVEKAIVFGRSIGSLYAIELAHRQPNIAGLIIESGIADPSERFLTYADLAAAGIDEADVHAEVKRLFDHEEKLAGYTNPPLIMHTEDDGLTDISHAERNNECAGSMQKRFVRFTTGNHNSNSPANLTEYMAAVGELVRAIQS, encoded by the coding sequence ATGAGCATCCTTAACCATCCCGCAATCAGTGGTCGCTACTTGTTTCCACAAGATCGCACCGTTGGTGACCCTTTCATGGTCAATGTCGATGGCGCTGAATTGGCGTGCTATCGGAGGAGCGTCGAGCCCGAGGCGTTCACGATGATTCACTTCCACGGAAATGGAGAAGCCGTTGCCGACTACGTGCCGTTCATGTCTGATGTCTTAGCAGACATGAACCTTGACTCACTTTTCGGCGAGTATCGGGAGTACGGCGGATCGACAGGGAGAGCACAACTTGTTGCGATGCTCGGCGACCGTGAAGCGGCAATGAGAGCCGCTGGCGTGTCGGTTGAGAAAGCAATCGTCTTTGGTCGGTCAATCGGCTCGCTGTACGCAATCGAGTTGGCACATCGCCAGCCAAACATTGCCGGGTTGATCATTGAGAGCGGTATCGCTGATCCGTCAGAACGATTCCTCACCTATGCAGATCTCGCCGCAGCCGGAATCGATGAGGCCGATGTTCACGCTGAGGTTAAGCGGCTTTTTGATCACGAAGAGAAGCTGGCGGGCTACACGAATCCGCCGCTCATCATGCACACGGAAGACGATGGCCTGACCGACATCTCGCACGCAGAACGCAACAACGAGTGCGCTGGCTCGATGCAGAAACGATTCGTGCGATTCACTACCGGCAACCACAACTCGAACTCCCCAGCTAACCTGACCGAGTACATGGCTGCTGTTGGCGAACTTGTGCGGGCGATTCAATCATAG
- a CDS encoding alpha/beta hydrolase: MRILFLHDWQSVVGGRKPTFLNAHGSEAINPALPDEDFEVSVRIAEREYDEHHPHVIMGSSRGGAVAMNLNSGDTPLVLMCPAWKTWGSATSAKAQTVILRSRQDDVIPFPDSEELVANSGLSPDALIEPGTDHRLAAPEPLQAMLQACEALA, encoded by the coding sequence TTGAGAATTCTATTTCTTCATGACTGGCAAAGCGTTGTGGGCGGACGCAAACCGACCTTCTTGAATGCGCACGGCTCCGAAGCGATCAACCCTGCGCTGCCTGACGAAGACTTTGAAGTGTCAGTTCGTATTGCCGAAAGAGAATACGACGAACATCATCCTCACGTGATTATGGGCTCGTCCCGTGGCGGTGCAGTTGCGATGAACTTGAACAGCGGCGACACGCCGCTTGTTCTGATGTGCCCAGCGTGGAAGACCTGGGGTTCTGCCACCAGCGCCAAAGCGCAGACGGTCATCTTGCGTTCACGCCAAGACGATGTGATCCCGTTCCCCGACTCGGAGGAATTGGTCGCCAACAGCGGCTTGTCACCGGATGCCTTGATCGAGCCTGGCACGGATCATCGTCTTGCCGCCCCTGAACCGCTTCAAGCGATGTTGCAAGCGTGCGAGGCGTTGGCATGA
- a CDS encoding helix-turn-helix domain-containing protein: MLTKNCNQSTIFESDQQAGEAMTFGEKIRSLRQDNEFTLRELAEQVRVGFTYLSKIENSKLNFGDAPSRKLIHKLADALHADEHELLLLAGKVPETIRQRVIERPDAFRVIAGMNDRELDAILDSAAGKKRAKKAAS; the protein is encoded by the coding sequence GTGTTGACTAAAAACTGCAACCAGTCTACAATTTTTGAATCTGACCAGCAAGCAGGTGAGGCCATGACATTCGGCGAGAAGATTCGATCTCTGCGACAGGACAACGAATTCACGCTACGTGAATTAGCTGAGCAGGTTCGAGTTGGCTTCACATACCTGAGCAAAATCGAGAACAGCAAACTCAACTTTGGCGATGCGCCTTCACGCAAGCTGATCCACAAGCTGGCAGACGCCCTTCACGCTGACGAGCACGAATTGCTGTTGCTTGCAGGAAAGGTGCCCGAGACGATCCGGCAGCGAGTCATTGAACGTCCCGACGCCTTCCGGGTCATTGCGGGAATGAATGACAGGGAACTGGATGCGATACTCGATAGTGCAGCGGGCAAGAAGAGAGCCAAGAAGGCTGCGAGTTGA
- a CDS encoding restriction endonuclease subunit S yields the protein MSEKNGHLDSVIQELNQIAVPDGWVRTPINEIGDVRLGRQRSPKNKSKEYPTKYLRAANITWHGIDVSDILEMEFQPKELKSYRLRHGDVLLSEASGSASEVGKAAIWNGEIEDCCFQNTVIRFRPSEAIRPRYSLLAFKHFARNGVFSRVAKGVGIQHLSADRFSAIPFILPPLAEQDRIVERAEELISELDAGVASLKRVQANLKRYRASVLKTAVEGKVTEEWRAKHSPKETGEQLLKRTLEERRRKWESAQLADYEAKGKEPPKNWQARYKEPDALDTSQLPALPESWCWARISQVGHVQLGRQRSPKHHTGTHMRPYLRVANVFEDRIDTSDVMEMNFTPAEFENYALRHGDILLNEGQSHELVGRPAMYRDEVPGCCFTNTLVRFRVADGLDRDFALRVFLAYLKNGRFQKIASITVNIAHLGAGRFAELEFPLPPEDEQAEIVRIVDELFSQIDAAELAVQHGMKRAARLRQSILKDAFEGKLVAQDPADEPASKLLARIQAERQAAAPKPKKKSTQRTPRVPKKITQRRGAIVAYTIAHANGKATRKSEALGRTKLVKALYIAQTHEELDLQFGFQRYAAGPFDEAFYKLEGTGNKNDWFTTKERDNFGVTYHPADNTDSMCEEATEFLGDRKDSIDRLLTHVAKMDMKQAELFATTYAAWNDLLIDGREATEASIIEEFYGWDESKKKFKKPEIKKQLKWMRSEGYVPTGKGERTETRTKETKLPSKRRRKNNA from the coding sequence ATGAGCGAAAAAAACGGGCATCTTGACTCCGTGATTCAAGAGTTGAATCAGATTGCCGTTCCTGACGGATGGGTACGCACGCCAATCAATGAAATTGGAGATGTTCGTCTTGGGCGTCAACGGTCGCCTAAGAACAAATCGAAAGAATATCCGACGAAATATCTGCGAGCGGCAAACATTACGTGGCACGGAATCGATGTGTCCGACATCTTGGAGATGGAGTTCCAACCAAAGGAACTCAAATCTTACCGGCTACGCCATGGGGATGTCTTGTTGTCCGAAGCGTCGGGTAGTGCCAGCGAGGTTGGCAAGGCAGCAATCTGGAACGGAGAAATTGAAGATTGCTGTTTTCAAAACACGGTCATCCGATTTCGACCATCAGAAGCGATTCGCCCCCGCTACTCTCTACTGGCCTTCAAACATTTTGCTCGCAACGGTGTCTTTTCACGTGTGGCGAAAGGCGTTGGAATTCAACATCTTTCTGCGGATCGTTTCTCGGCGATTCCATTCATTCTTCCGCCCCTCGCCGAGCAAGATCGAATTGTCGAGCGTGCCGAGGAACTGATCTCAGAACTTGATGCGGGTGTTGCATCTCTCAAGCGAGTGCAAGCCAACTTAAAACGATATCGGGCATCAGTGTTGAAGACTGCGGTGGAAGGAAAAGTCACCGAAGAATGGCGAGCCAAGCACTCGCCGAAAGAAACCGGCGAACAACTGCTCAAACGCACCCTCGAAGAACGCCGTCGAAAATGGGAATCCGCTCAACTCGCCGACTACGAAGCCAAGGGCAAAGAGCCACCAAAGAACTGGCAGGCACGTTACAAAGAGCCTGATGCTCTCGACACATCGCAGTTACCGGCACTCCCTGAGAGTTGGTGTTGGGCAAGGATTAGCCAAGTTGGTCATGTTCAACTTGGTCGTCAACGATCTCCCAAACACCATACCGGCACGCACATGCGACCATACTTGCGTGTCGCCAATGTGTTTGAAGACCGTATCGACACGTCGGATGTCATGGAGATGAACTTCACTCCAGCCGAGTTCGAGAACTATGCGCTTCGACATGGCGACATCCTTCTGAATGAGGGGCAAAGCCACGAACTGGTCGGGCGTCCGGCAATGTATCGTGATGAGGTTCCGGGATGCTGTTTCACGAATACTCTTGTCCGTTTTCGTGTAGCTGACGGCTTGGATCGAGACTTTGCTCTGCGTGTGTTCTTGGCATACCTCAAGAACGGTCGCTTCCAGAAGATCGCAAGCATCACGGTCAATATCGCCCACCTCGGCGCAGGTCGATTTGCCGAACTCGAATTCCCACTGCCGCCAGAAGATGAGCAGGCAGAAATCGTCAGGATCGTTGATGAACTCTTCTCGCAGATCGATGCTGCTGAATTGGCAGTCCAGCACGGGATGAAGAGAGCCGCACGTCTACGGCAGAGCATTCTCAAAGATGCCTTTGAAGGAAAACTGGTCGCTCAAGATCCAGCCGACGAACCGGCATCAAAACTTCTCGCCCGCATCCAAGCCGAACGACAAGCAGCCGCCCCCAAGCCAAAGAAGAAGTCCACTCAGCGCACTCCACGAGTCCCCAAGAAGATCACTCAGCGTCGTGGTGCCATCGTCGCTTACACGATTGCTCATGCGAACGGAAAGGCAACACGCAAGTCGGAAGCACTGGGACGCACCAAACTCGTCAAAGCTCTGTACATCGCACAGACACATGAAGAACTCGATCTTCAATTTGGTTTTCAACGGTACGCCGCTGGTCCGTTTGACGAAGCCTTCTACAAGCTCGAAGGCACGGGCAACAAGAACGACTGGTTCACGACCAAAGAGCGAGACAACTTCGGCGTCACTTACCATCCTGCTGACAACACGGACTCCATGTGTGAGGAAGCGACGGAATTCCTCGGCGACCGCAAAGACAGCATCGACCGCCTGCTAACTCACGTCGCCAAGATGGACATGAAGCAAGCCGAACTCTTCGCCACCACCTATGCCGCATGGAACGACCTTCTGATCGACGGACGAGAAGCCACCGAAGCCAGCATCATCGAAGAGTTCTACGGCTGGGACGAATCCAAGAAGAAGTTCAAAAAGCCAGAGATCAAGAAGCA
- a CDS encoding ATP-binding protein, translating to MADQQSLFSDLPAFSDRFMRDHAGQIVTEPRTALLELIANAYDAGATHIQVRWPSEKGEDFSVSDNGTGMTKDEFKVRWQTLCYHRNKYQGMEVVFPKGVRKSLKRMALGQNGKGRHAPFCFADKYNVKTTKDGTCIAVEVSLGNNSDRPFTLELLDESPKPKGHGTVVTATVERKLLDEDEVRQLIGSKFLVDPSLRISVNGKDVELMALDGLATTQIDVLDGETVTVHFIDSVEHYRTARLRGITWWVNQRMVGEPCWDQLDAEGAYLDGRTEQAKRFSFVVEANCLKPEVKADWTAFHATKKVNAVRDAVHEHVLNNLRSKLATNRKEKKKAALQNSRKLLGDLPTISKRTIGKFIDEVQEKCPTLTSRDLSRTVQVLAKLEQTRSGYDLLKELASCSADDLDTWNTLMQQWTASNAEVVLNELQKRLTLIDRMDALVESPLADELHDLQPLFERGLWIFGPEYEAVDFRSNRGLSEIIGKFLGGADYKPPIRRPDFVVLPELSIGTYCADSYDAAGEISGIRKVAILELKKGGFCVTQGEADQARDYCKEIRQSGRVQADTEIVAYVLGAKLEQGLETFTMGNITVIPTIYQTILRKAHQRTFGLHEKLKTAQPVDASDAEVEEVLKSDPGPTLFSDDEPTEEVA from the coding sequence ATGGCAGATCAACAATCGCTGTTTAGCGATCTCCCTGCGTTCTCTGATCGCTTCATGCGAGATCACGCCGGGCAGATCGTTACCGAGCCAAGGACTGCGCTTCTTGAATTGATTGCCAATGCCTACGACGCTGGAGCAACGCACATTCAAGTGCGATGGCCATCCGAGAAGGGAGAGGACTTTTCGGTCAGCGACAACGGGACCGGAATGACGAAGGATGAATTCAAGGTCCGTTGGCAAACCCTCTGTTACCACCGAAACAAGTATCAGGGGATGGAAGTCGTGTTCCCCAAGGGAGTACGCAAGTCTCTGAAGCGAATGGCGTTGGGGCAGAATGGAAAAGGTCGCCATGCCCCGTTTTGTTTTGCTGACAAATACAACGTCAAGACAACCAAGGACGGGACGTGCATTGCGGTTGAAGTCAGCCTTGGCAACAACAGCGACCGGCCATTCACGCTCGAACTGCTGGATGAATCACCGAAGCCCAAAGGCCACGGCACAGTCGTCACCGCAACGGTAGAACGAAAGCTGCTCGACGAAGATGAAGTCCGGCAGTTGATTGGATCAAAGTTCCTCGTTGATCCCTCGCTGCGAATCTCCGTCAACGGCAAAGACGTAGAACTAATGGCGTTGGATGGTCTGGCAACCACTCAGATTGACGTGCTTGACGGCGAAACTGTCACCGTCCATTTCATCGATTCGGTTGAGCATTATCGAACGGCTCGACTTCGAGGCATCACGTGGTGGGTCAATCAGCGAATGGTTGGTGAGCCATGCTGGGATCAATTGGATGCCGAGGGAGCTTACCTTGATGGCCGCACCGAACAAGCCAAGCGATTCAGTTTTGTCGTTGAAGCCAACTGTCTGAAACCAGAGGTAAAGGCCGATTGGACGGCGTTCCATGCAACGAAGAAAGTCAACGCTGTTCGGGATGCAGTCCACGAACACGTCCTGAACAACCTGCGAAGCAAGTTGGCCACCAACCGCAAGGAAAAGAAAAAGGCAGCGTTACAAAACAGTCGGAAGCTACTTGGTGATTTGCCCACGATCTCGAAGAGGACCATTGGCAAGTTCATCGACGAAGTGCAGGAAAAGTGTCCAACGCTCACCAGTCGTGATTTGTCACGCACCGTTCAAGTTTTGGCAAAGCTGGAACAGACACGTTCTGGATACGACTTACTGAAGGAGCTTGCGAGTTGCTCAGCAGATGACCTCGATACATGGAACACGCTGATGCAGCAGTGGACGGCAAGTAACGCTGAGGTCGTCCTGAACGAATTGCAGAAGCGTCTGACTTTGATCGACCGCATGGATGCACTGGTCGAAAGTCCGCTGGCTGATGAACTGCATGATCTTCAACCGCTCTTTGAACGTGGGCTCTGGATCTTCGGCCCGGAATACGAAGCTGTTGACTTTCGATCCAACCGTGGCCTTTCCGAGATCATCGGTAAGTTCCTTGGCGGTGCCGACTACAAGCCGCCGATTCGTCGTCCTGACTTCGTTGTGTTGCCTGAACTTTCAATTGGTACATACTGCGCCGATTCCTACGACGCCGCTGGCGAGATCTCAGGAATTCGCAAAGTGGCGATTCTGGAATTGAAGAAGGGCGGCTTCTGCGTCACACAAGGCGAAGCCGATCAAGCTAGAGACTACTGCAAGGAGATTCGGCAGTCAGGTCGAGTCCAAGCTGACACTGAAATCGTTGCTTACGTGCTGGGAGCTAAGCTCGAACAAGGCTTGGAGACTTTCACGATGGGCAACATCACGGTCATTCCGACGATCTATCAAACAATCTTGCGAAAGGCGCACCAGCGAACTTTCGGGCTGCATGAAAAGTTGAAGACAGCGCAGCCTGTAGATGCCTCAGATGCCGAAGTCGAGGAAGTGTTAAAAAGCGATCCGGGACCGACATTGTTCTCCGATGACGAGCCCACCGAAGAAGTAGCTTGA